ATCCATTGCCACAAGTCTCACCATACGATGAACGCCATGGGACATGACATCCCGACCTTCATCGGCGTCGACAAAAAGGAAGTCGCTGAAAAGATCAGGAAACTCCGACCCGAATACATGCCGATGGGGACCGCTGGCATGGCCGACATGGGCGAGATGGAAATGGAAATTCCGGAGAACACCGTTGCGATGATGACCGGATGGGGTCCGCACGGCCCTATCGAGATGGGCGGCATGTTCTCCGTCGTCAAGGTCCGCGAGGGCATCGCGGCCGACGATTACACCGATCCCGGCTGGTACGAAAACCCACCCGGTACGCAGGCCTGGGAGTGGACGGGTGAGCTTCCCGACACGACCAAGGCCAAGGATGCCAAAACCCAGATCACGCCCAAGCCCATGAAGCACGGCTGATCTCACCTCCCAACCAACTAAAGGACTAAATCATGAAGACTGCAATTATCGCATTGTTCCTCGCGGCGCTCGCGTCTCCAGCCCTAGCCTCCGGTTCACATGCGGGTGGTCACGGCGAAGCCATGGCTATCGGTGAGCCTGGCAAAAAGGCGCAGGCCACCCAGACCATCCGCGTTTCCATGAAGGAGACGGACGACGGCAAGATGATCTTCACGCCGAACACCTTCAAGGTCCGCAAAGGTCAGACCATCGTCTTTTCCATCAAGAACGCGGGCGAGCTGGACCACGAGTTCGTCCTCGACCAGGAAGACAAGATCATGGAGCACAAGGCCGTGATGGAGAAGTTCCCGGAGATGGAACACGACGATCCGAACGCGATCCGTTTGGCCGCTGGAAAGTCCGGCGAGATCATCTGGAAGTTCACCAATGACGGCACGTTCAAGATCGCCTGCCTCGTTCCCGGTCACTACGACGCCGGAATGCATGGCGACGTAACCGTAGCCAAGAAGTGATCCGACCCAAAGGAGATAAGACAATGAGATCAGTTTTCACATTCGCTGCCACCGCCATGGTCGTAATCGCCCTCGCCTCCGGCGCTTTCGCCGCCGAATTCACCAAGGCAACCGTCAAGAAAGTCGATGCGAAGGCAAAGAAGGTCACCCTCATTCATGAGGAACTGAAGTCTCTGGAAATGCCTGCCATGACCATGGTGTTTCGCGTCAAGGACGATGCAATGCTTGAGAAGCTCAAGGAAGGCGCGAGCATCGAGTTCGTCGCCGAGCGCGTCGAGGGCAAGCTGACCGTCACGGAAATCAAGTAGTCCGATATTGTCGGATAATGCACGCGGCTGTTTAAGCGGCCGCGTGCGACACCTCTGCTTTACCGAGAGAAAGCGGACTCGGTCGACCCACAAGGTCTTGGAAACCCACCCGCGCTTTCAAGCGACGAGCAATGACATCTTCACTCAGCGCCCAGTGGGACGCCGCGCGGGAAATCCGTTCAATCCTTTTGCGATTTGTCGCTTTCGCCATCCTACTTGCCAACCTCCTGCTTGGTGGCAACGAGGGGGCGGAAAGGATGCACATTGTCGTCGTCATCAGCTACTTTATCTTCAGCGTCGCTTCGGTGGCGACCGCGCGGTTCCTGCCCAACCTCTCCTGGCTTAAGACGCTCTTTGTCGTTCTCGACGCGCTGCTGGTCGCCCTGATTTTGTATGCGCACATTCTTGGCGGACCGGTAACCGAAAACCACAACCTGACGACGACCAGCTTGGTGGTGGCGTTCATTCTGCTCAACCATGTCGGCCTGAAACAAGATCGTCGGCTCGTGCTTGTCTTCTCCGGCATCGTCCTAGTTTCCTGGGTAGCCATGCTGGCGATCACGGCCGCCAGACATCATACAGCCGACGCAATGTCGCTGCTTGCGGCATTCTTCAACCAGGACCTGGGCCTCACAGTAAGCTTTGGCTTTACAGCTTTCGCTATCTACTTGCTCGCGAGGGACCATGATCGCACCCGCAGGGAGGCCTTACGAGCCGACAAGCGGCGTCTCAATCTTTCGCGCTTCTTCTCACCGCTTGTGGTCGCGGACCTCCAGGAAGGCAGCTCAAACCTTGACCTTGAACGTCGCAACGCGGCGATCATGTTCGTCGACCTGCGGGATTTTACGAGTTTTGCCGAGACTGCGCCTGCGCGGGAACTGGCCCTGGTGCTGGCGGAATACCGCCACCTCGTCTCCGGCACCATCTTCAGCTATGGCGGGACCGTCGATAAGTTCATCGGTGACGGAGTGATGGCGGTCTTCGGCCAACCTACCCCGACAGAGGACGACGCAGATCGGGCCTTGGCATGCGCTCTCGACCTCGTCGATGCACTGAACGATTGGAAAAACCACAGCATGCTGAACGGCTACCCTGCCCTCAACGCAGGCATCGGCTTGCACTACGGCACGGTCGTCGGCGGGGTTCTGAACAGCGGATGCCACAGCGAGTTCACGGTGATCGGCGACGCTGTAAACGTCGCGCAGAGACTGGAGACCTTGTCCAAATCACTCGACGCCCCACTTGTCGTATCGTCTGCACTAATGGCCCGGCTGCGGAAGCCGGTTCCCTCCGCGCTTTGGATACCCCAGAGTTCAGTGCCGCTGCCGGGACGTCGCCTCCCGATAGATGTTTGGTATTTGCGCCGTGAAGCGGGTCTCAACCAGGCCGAGGACAATTCAGGCTACGAGACAGGAGTCATGCAGACTGCCCTCCAAAGATCGTCCTTCCAGTCATCCCCTCCCGGGCCTAGTGTGTGCACCGGGTAGTCAATGCCTCTGACAGACACTTTGGCGGGATCACTGCATTTCACAAATGCTCGATGCTTTCCCGGATCAATGTAGGCAGAACCGCTTGTAGCGTCATCTTGTGAAAGCGATATTAGGACGTCGTAATCGTATCCAGCTTGCTTTGTCGCGTGGTTACTGACGAGACCAAGATTGACAACGGTGTTGTCGTCGAAATGCGCCGTGTGGAATATAAGGGGCTCTGCCGCCACCGCGCTTAAAGCGGACAGCACTCCGACGGCGAGGGTGAGTACAAAAGCACGCATTCCCACCTCCCATGGTTCAGCGAAGCCTGTATCATATCACGTACGTGGCGGCTTTCCATCAGAGTTCTGCTGGTACCGGGCGTCGATTGCTTCCCAATCAACGGCGATCAAAGTTCAACAATCACCTTTACATGCGCTTGGCGTATCTTGCCATTACCGCTAATGGCGAGCAACCGACCATCAGCGCTCGCCGTGCTGCTCGGCTACCTATAGAATCTGCTTTGGAGAAGTCCGAGGTTTTCGCAGGCCCCCACCCTCGACCATAGTGTAGTCAGCCCGACGGACAGCCGCGCAACATCGGAGTTTTCCAAAGCCCTCATTCTTTGAGTGGCGACTCGATTTTCCAAAAGCAACTTTGTACGGATTTCCGAAGCAAGCATCCAATGTTTCCTCAGGTCACCAATATCGTTGATCGTCGGATTTCTTGGGAGCAAATCATTTTTAATGAAGCAGGCAACTACGGGCCGGGAGATGCCCATCGCAAGCCCGCTCTCACACTGTCGGAGCGGCACCCGTTCGGTGGCCGATACTTGTCTGCTTTCCATAAGCACGGCTTGGAGCTGGTCCGTTCGCGGTATATAAAGGTTTCGAATATCGCAACCTTTGTCCGTTGCTCCCCTCGAAACGGAAACACGGCCGTCTGCCATGGCACGAAAAAGTTGCACCCACCGCTTTCCATCCATGTGGGCCATCTGAAAACTGAGCAGGGCAAGCGAGACCATACCAGACGGCTCAACCAATGGTGCTGTCTTTAGCGTTTGCAGCAACGAAGTAGTCCAGGGCTTTTGGCGTGCTTTTCGGAAATTACCGAGAACACTAGTCAATTCGGGCACCATACCGTCATCGTAAAGCTCGACCAGAAACGGAATGGGCAACCCAAGCAGTTTGGAAAGCTGGCGAGCCTCAGGCGCATCGCGCAGGACTATCACCGCGACTTCGCTATCCGGAGCAGAATTGGACCTAAGGCGCAGCAGCTCGCTGCGGGCTTGCCGAAGCGGCTGCGCTCCAGAGCACTGATACGGCACCTGGGTTCCGAATTCTAGCTGACGCCGGACTACCTGGTTACGCAAGTCGACTTCGAAGCGGGATTTTAAAAGACCTCTGACGGAAGGAGACAGGGTCGGATCGTATCGGAGCCGACTGGATAAATCTTCGCTTGGGTCTTTTTTCATAGCCGACCTAGGCTTCGATGCTGCGATCATAGCATCATACCCGTCTGGCCAGCCCAACAAAGCCCTTCCCGCTTTGGCAATGCATGAGGGATTAAGCGCATCGCTATGAACACCCTCGGCCCTTTGGCTAACCCCTGCCAGCTGAATTGCAAACTGAAATAGATCGCCTCGGTTCTGCTCCGCCAAATCGCGATGCAATGGGACGGAACTGTTCGCGTGCAATCGCTCAGGATCGACAAGGTCCGTTACGAACTGAAGCGCCTCGTCATCATTTACTTCGACAACCGGCTGCGGGAACTCGCGGAGGTCCACCGCGCCAACAAAACTTCCTGGCGAGCTACAAATGTCGCAGAACCCAACCCCGTAGCTGCGAGACCAGCCGAGCTGCCGATTGCAGACCGGGCAGTGATCGAGCAGCTTTTCACGAGTTTCTGGATCGAAACTTAATGGCTTCAGAGACCACATTGCCTTTTGGCGACCATGCAGCCGAAGAGAACGAGGCGATACACGCCTCGCCCCGCTGAGATGTCCGCGACGGACGTTGATGCCGAAAAAGTTGATCCAGTCACGTCCCGACGACTCCGGCTCCAAGAGCATGCGACGGGCAGCGTCCGAATCCTTCCGGATGCCCAGAATATTGACCAACCTGTCGATCTCGTCCGAAGGGCCGATAGAAATTGCCGCTACGCTCTTGAACGAGCGACTTTCAGCGAGATCAACCGCCATCTTGGTGTTCCTGAACCCGTTTCGTTCGGACGCCCGCAAAACCGTGTCTCTCAGCGCCTCACCCTCTTGCATATCAGTGGGTATCGCCAACATCCTTCCCTTCATCCCAACGAGAGATGCAAGGTGTTCGACCAGACCATGCCTATCGTCGACCATATCAAGCATCGGCAAGCTCCAGCTCTTCTTCAAACGGGTTGCGTGTCGCCAGCTTGTTGAGCACCGAATAGTCGTCCGCAGCCGCGCTCAGATGGCAGCGTTCCACACGCTTAGCGCCCTCGTCCTTGGCGTAGTGAGCAGCCAATTCTACGATGTTACTAGCGTGACCGAAATAGCCACCGGCCGCCTCAAACAGCCGTGGTACGATGTCGTCTTCGAGAAAATTGCTTCGCTCCGAAAATAGCCCAGATCGCATGAGGTTGATCCCCAACATCCCACAGTATTCTGTGAAGGCTCTCCGATGCTCGGTATTCCCATAGACCAACGGCCCCAAAAAGAGCGATTTCACGCAACGGGCACGAATCTGAAAGTCACTCAAAACCTTCGCCTGCGCTTCGGTCGTTCCCACAAACACAATAGGGCAACCACCCAGCAAAAAGTCTTTCAGCACATTATGGACCCTGGTGGCCTCTGCGCTCTGATACAGCCCCCTCGCACCGATCCTGAGGTGGTTCATTTCATCGAAGATAAGCAGTTCTGTCCGAAACTCCTGCATGTACCGAAATATTCGATGCTTTTTCGAGCCCATATTGCCGGTCTCTGGCCTTGGGTCCCCGTAGGCCCGGAGTATATCTTCAAGAAGGGACATCAACGTCGACGTGCCTGACACAGAAACCCGGACGACCACACGCTGCAATGCAGCAACCAGCGTTCTCGGCACCTCTCTACTGAAAAGGCCGACGTCGTAGCACCTGTCCACCACATTTTTTTCGAGATAAGCTTTCAAAATTGTTGTTTTGCCACTCTGTGTGTCGGCAAAAAGGGTGACGCACTTGGCCTCGTATCCCCCAAGCCCGATATTGAGAATCTGGCGGCGGGTCTCGCGCAGGCCGTCAAAACACAAATGCGCTTTCTTCATAAATGTGTGCTCGATCCTCATGCTCTGGAAAGCGAACGCAATCGTGTTCGTCGCTGAACGGGTGTCCATCGTTTTAGTCCTCTTCAAATTTTGAGTTTGGGATTACATATTGTAAAGGCGGTCGAGTTCGTCGAGCATTGCCTCGGTATCAACAGCATTGCCGCCAGATCGGGTCGTATCGCTCGCAGAGGCGGTGACCGGCTCTTCCACTTGCGCTTTGCCAGCGTCGTTTGCAGCCTTAACCTGCGAAGTTTTCGCGGGATTTTTAGATTTCGTTGATGGTTTACGACCTTTTGGAATTATCAGGTCGCCCGTTTTGGAGCTAAGCGCCATCTTGATGGGAACGTTGCGAGCTTTCGGCATTCCCGAGATCGACGGATCGATCAGGTCATCGACAATCCTGTCACCAGGGACCAATTGGAGTTCCAACACCGGGCCGCCATGGATGGTCCGAATCGTCCGCTTGCCCTCGCCATGGGTGTCGGTGGCAAGTTTGGCCGCAAGCTCGCGCTCGTACTCCGCACGAAAACGGGCTCTTTCTTCGCGCGAATGGAAAACCTTATTGGCCAATGCTTGTTTCGCCCTTTCCCCGGCCGCGAATGCAAACGAAACAACGGTGGCGGCATAAAACTCATCACTGTTGGGCAATTCAACGATTTCTTTGGTGTACTCGTTGATCACCGATATCGAAGTCACGTTCATCGGGTCGTAAAAGAAATGCACTCGAAACGTGGCTGACTGGTCTCCATCTCCACGTTCCCGATTCCGGCGGGCCAAGTCATTCAGCAACATCGTTGTGATGGCCTGGTCGTGGAATACGTGACCGTCGAACTCTATTCCGGAAGCAGTCAAAGTGCGGCTCTTGTAGCGCCCCAGGATGAGGTTCATCGCCCTGGCGTCATCAATCGTTCGACGGCCAAACTCGATCAGGCCTTCATTCCAACGACGGGCGGGGGCCATCCCAATACCGTCGTGTTCGTCGAGGTGATATTCGATGATCTTATGATCTGTAAGTGCACGAATATCTTTTAATCGAAGCTGTGCGCCCTTCCGAGGGTCGAGCTTCTTGGCTCGCAGGATATCAGGCGAATATGGAATGCCGCCGGGCAACGAATGAAGGTGCGAATTCATCGTTCTGATAAGCCGCTCGATCCATGGTTTGTATTCTGGTGTTCGTATCGGAGCGTAATCAACTTGAAAGCCGACGACGTCGCCGACCAGCTGCAAGCTGACACCGATGTTTTCCAACGCGTTGTCAAGGATCAGCCACTGCCAGAGCCCGAAACCATCTGTTGCACCTTTGGCCTCACCGAAACGCTGGATCAATTCCACGTTAGGCTTCATGACTTCACGAAGGCATGCCATCAGTGTCGCAACGCTCGGCGGCTCGAACGTCATGACCATCCCTAGGACCATGCGGGAATAAAGGTCCATCGCCCACACTATGTACGGGCGCTTGAGGACAATTTTGACGCTGCCATCGATCTGAACTTCCTCGACAGCCCAGATGTCGCCCACCGTCGCATCTAAAACGAGCACCTCCAACGGCGCGACAGCCTTCAGACTGGAGCCCCGCCCTCTCAGCTGGCGATTAGCCGGTGCAATACCCCATTTGGATTTGACGGTGGCATGGGATCGCGCCGCGTAAATCCAGTTGGTCAAGGTTTGATTTACCGGGGGTTCGATCCACTTGGCTGTCCCAGGCGAAGGCAAAACAGTAGGAGTTAGGTTCCCATACGAACCGTCGTCCAAAAGAGCGGCGTCGAATTCGCCTCCGGCAGCCTCAATTTCGGCCTTCAGGGCGTCGATTTTCTGGTAAAACCGAACATCGAACCACTTATGGGCATCGATGAACTTCACCTTCCAGTCGCCCCAATAGTAGGCGACCATCTGCTGACCCAGCTCGTACACCCACTTTTCCCATTTGGAGCGTGATACAGCGCTGCCTTTCTTGCGCAGATACAAACCCAGAGATCGTCTACCTGGCAGTCCCTTCGCAATCGCTTTTCGGAGGGCGCTGGCCGAAGGAGCTATAGAGCTGGCTCGGTTTGTCTGAACAGTTCCGGGCGTTTTGCTAAGTGGATTTCCGCCTCGATTATGCTGCCACCATCATCGGCGTCAGCGCATTGAAGTAAGCCCGATCCGGCGTCTGCCGGTCAAGGGATGAATGTGGGCGTCGGGTGTTGTAAAAGCTCAGATATCGGCCGATGGCAGCGCGGGCCTCGGAAACGCTCTTGTAGGCGTGGAGATAGATCTCCTCGTATTTGATCGACCGCCAGAGCCGTTCGACGAAGACATTGTCTCGCCACGCGCCTTTGCCATCCATGGAGATGGCGATGTCGGCGTTCTTCAGAACGGCGGTGAAGTCGACGGAGGTGAACTGCGACCCCTGATCGGTGTTGAAGATGTCGGGCTTGCCATAGCGGGCAAGCGCTTCTTCGACCGCTTCTATGCAGAAGGCTGCTTCCATCGTGATCGACAGCCGCCACGATAGGACCTTCCGGCTGAACCAGTCCACGACAGCGCAGAGATAGACGAAGCCCCGTGCCATCGGAATGTAGGTCAGGTCCATCGCCCAGACCTGATTGGGTCTGGTGACCGCCAGCTTGCGAAGGAGATAGGGATAGACCTTGTGTCCTGGTGCCGGTTTCGAGGTGTTCGGGCGACGGTAAATCGCCTCGATGCCCATCTTCTTCATCAGGGTGGCGACGTGCAGCCGTCCGGTTTGCAGCCCTTCTGCCTTCAAAAGCCCTTGCAACATCCGGCTTCCGGCAAACGGGTAATCGAGATGCAGTTCGTCGATCCGGCGCATCAAAGCCAGATCGACGTCCGACACGGGACGTGGAGAATAATAGACGCTGCCACGGCTGAAGCCGAGAAGCTTCGCCTGGCGCACGACCGACAGTTTGTGCTCGCGGTCGATCATTTCTTTCCGCCCGGCAATCCCGCCTTTCCGAGCGCACCGGACAAAAAATCGTTCTCCAGCGTCAGTTCGCCGATCTTGGCGTGCAGCGTTTTGACATCGACGGTTGGACCCGCCGGCTCCGCCTTGGCTTCATCGCCGAAAACGCCCGTCGCCCCCTCAAGGAGCTGGTCTT
The Rhizobium leguminosarum DNA segment above includes these coding regions:
- a CDS encoding cupredoxin domain-containing protein, with amino-acid sequence MKTAIIALFLAALASPALASGSHAGGHGEAMAIGEPGKKAQATQTIRVSMKETDDGKMIFTPNTFKVRKGQTIVFSIKNAGELDHEFVLDQEDKIMEHKAVMEKFPEMEHDDPNAIRLAAGKSGEIIWKFTNDGTFKIACLVPGHYDAGMHGDVTVAKK
- a CDS encoding copper-binding protein, with translation MRSVFTFAATAMVVIALASGAFAAEFTKATVKKVDAKAKKVTLIHEELKSLEMPAMTMVFRVKDDAMLEKLKEGASIEFVAERVEGKLTVTEIK
- a CDS encoding adenylate/guanylate cyclase domain-containing protein, whose amino-acid sequence is MTSSLSAQWDAAREIRSILLRFVAFAILLANLLLGGNEGAERMHIVVVISYFIFSVASVATARFLPNLSWLKTLFVVLDALLVALILYAHILGGPVTENHNLTTTSLVVAFILLNHVGLKQDRRLVLVFSGIVLVSWVAMLAITAARHHTADAMSLLAAFFNQDLGLTVSFGFTAFAIYLLARDHDRTRREALRADKRRLNLSRFFSPLVVADLQEGSSNLDLERRNAAIMFVDLRDFTSFAETAPARELALVLAEYRHLVSGTIFSYGGTVDKFIGDGVMAVFGQPTPTEDDADRALACALDLVDALNDWKNHSMLNGYPALNAGIGLHYGTVVGGVLNSGCHSEFTVIGDAVNVAQRLETLSKSLDAPLVVSSALMARLRKPVPSALWIPQSSVPLPGRRLPIDVWYLRREAGLNQAEDNSGYETGVMQTALQRSSFQSSPPGPSVCTG
- a CDS encoding TniB family NTP-binding protein — its product is MDTRSATNTIAFAFQSMRIEHTFMKKAHLCFDGLRETRRQILNIGLGGYEAKCVTLFADTQSGKTTILKAYLEKNVVDRCYDVGLFSREVPRTLVAALQRVVVRVSVSGTSTLMSLLEDILRAYGDPRPETGNMGSKKHRIFRYMQEFRTELLIFDEMNHLRIGARGLYQSAEATRVHNVLKDFLLGGCPIVFVGTTEAQAKVLSDFQIRARCVKSLFLGPLVYGNTEHRRAFTEYCGMLGINLMRSGLFSERSNFLEDDIVPRLFEAAGGYFGHASNIVELAAHYAKDEGAKRVERCHLSAAADDYSVLNKLATRNPFEEELELADA
- a CDS encoding DDE-type integrase/transposase/recombinase; translation: MYLRKKGSAVSRSKWEKWVYELGQQMVAYYWGDWKVKFIDAHKWFDVRFYQKIDALKAEIEAAGGEFDAALLDDGSYGNLTPTVLPSPGTAKWIEPPVNQTLTNWIYAARSHATVKSKWGIAPANRQLRGRGSSLKAVAPLEVLVLDATVGDIWAVEEVQIDGSVKIVLKRPYIVWAMDLYSRMVLGMVMTFEPPSVATLMACLREVMKPNVELIQRFGEAKGATDGFGLWQWLILDNALENIGVSLQLVGDVVGFQVDYAPIRTPEYKPWIERLIRTMNSHLHSLPGGIPYSPDILRAKKLDPRKGAQLRLKDIRALTDHKIIEYHLDEHDGIGMAPARRWNEGLIEFGRRTIDDARAMNLILGRYKSRTLTASGIEFDGHVFHDQAITTMLLNDLARRNRERGDGDQSATFRVHFFYDPMNVTSISVINEYTKEIVELPNSDEFYAATVVSFAFAAGERAKQALANKVFHSREERARFRAEYERELAAKLATDTHGEGKRTIRTIHGGPVLELQLVPGDRIVDDLIDPSISGMPKARNVPIKMALSSKTGDLIIPKGRKPSTKSKNPAKTSQVKAANDAGKAQVEEPVTASASDTTRSGGNAVDTEAMLDELDRLYNM
- a CDS encoding IS3 family transposase (programmed frameshift), which gives rise to MTRRPRRNHSPAFKAKVALAAIRGEQTLVELSQQFDVHANQIKQWKDQLLEGATGVFGDEAKAEPAGPTVDVKTLHAKIGELTLENGFFVRCARKGGIAGRKEMIDREHKLSVVRQAKLLGFSRGSVYYSPRPVSDVDLALMRRIDELHLDYPFAGSRMLQGLLKAEGLQTGRLHVATLMKKMGIEAIYRRPNTSKPAPGHKVYPYLLRKLAVTRPNQVWAMDLTYIPMARGFVYLCAVVDWFSRKVLSWRLSITMEAAFCIEAVEEALARYGKPDIFNTDQGSQFTSVDFTAVLKNADIAISMDGKGAWRDNVFVERLWRSIKYEEIYLHAYKSVSEARAAIGRYLSFYNTRRPHSSLDRQTPDRAYFNALTPMMVAA